The following proteins are co-located in the Haloarcula marismortui ATCC 43049 genome:
- a CDS encoding S9 family peptidase, producing the protein MSDPDSGPTDPEAVLEELAGLPTLAHPTASPDGSEVACYYDVSGRNELHVLDVEAGTHEQWSDGDVPRNARWHVEWDADGERVFFHLDDDGNEQNDVYAIDRDGSVEAVVEMDGQVVLQDVGEDGETLLVGSTRDGQMNLYSHHLGSGETSKITDYDRAVHTGLLSPDGSQLAYATNETDDFDNMDVYVSDADESDPETLEIGVTGAEAAPADWGPDGDRLLVVDNSEDLSRSGVYDLETDEVTWFGGEYEEEPQALLPDGKRFLAVRTREATKLPVVYGIETGDARELDLPAGVASFGRMGGDPILDGDRLLALHTTPTRRPELLTYDLATDETEPLVEAEYGPFSPNVFADAEYFTIESDGVPETRQAAVEYDPYDTLDIGCLLYDSGERPSPLIVNPHGGPRGMDSKSFDLYTQFLVQRGFSVLQVNYRGSTGHGREFIRELYDDWGGAEQGDVASAAEHVLSTREWLDDERVVVFGGSYGGYSAYWQLVQYPDLYDAGVAWIGLTDLEDQYENTMAHYRTELMEKNMGTPEKNPDLYEERSPITHVDNLDAPLFIVHGVNDRRVPVSQARLFRDALEDAGYTEGPDGAFEYRELGEEGHASSDIEQKKRLFRLLDDFLGRRVGTEAVAADD; encoded by the coding sequence ATGTCCGACCCTGACAGCGGTCCGACGGACCCCGAGGCGGTGCTAGAGGAACTCGCTGGGCTGCCGACGCTGGCGCATCCGACGGCATCCCCTGACGGCAGCGAAGTGGCCTGCTACTACGACGTGAGCGGGCGCAACGAACTCCACGTCCTCGACGTCGAGGCCGGCACGCACGAGCAGTGGAGCGACGGCGATGTCCCCAGGAACGCCCGCTGGCACGTGGAGTGGGACGCCGACGGCGAGCGCGTGTTCTTCCACCTCGACGACGACGGCAACGAACAGAACGACGTGTACGCCATCGACCGCGACGGGTCGGTTGAGGCGGTCGTCGAGATGGACGGGCAGGTAGTGCTGCAGGACGTTGGCGAGGACGGCGAGACGCTACTGGTCGGGTCGACCCGCGACGGGCAGATGAACCTCTACAGCCACCACCTCGGGAGCGGCGAGACGTCCAAGATTACTGACTACGACCGAGCGGTTCACACGGGACTGCTCTCGCCCGACGGGTCGCAGTTAGCGTACGCGACCAACGAGACTGACGACTTCGACAACATGGACGTGTACGTCAGTGACGCCGACGAGTCGGACCCAGAGACACTCGAAATCGGTGTCACCGGCGCGGAGGCCGCCCCGGCCGACTGGGGACCCGACGGCGACCGCCTGCTGGTCGTGGACAACAGCGAGGACCTGTCCCGGAGCGGCGTCTACGATCTGGAAACGGACGAGGTAACGTGGTTCGGCGGCGAGTACGAGGAGGAGCCACAGGCGCTCCTGCCCGACGGCAAGCGGTTCCTCGCGGTCCGGACGCGTGAGGCGACGAAGCTGCCGGTCGTGTACGGCATCGAGACCGGCGACGCACGCGAACTCGACCTTCCTGCAGGCGTCGCGTCATTCGGCCGGATGGGCGGTGACCCGATACTGGATGGCGACCGCCTCCTGGCGCTGCATACGACGCCCACACGCCGCCCCGAACTGCTCACATACGACCTCGCGACAGACGAAACGGAGCCGCTGGTCGAGGCCGAGTACGGGCCGTTCTCGCCCAACGTCTTCGCCGACGCCGAGTACTTCACCATCGAGTCCGACGGCGTGCCCGAAACGCGGCAGGCGGCTGTCGAGTACGACCCGTACGACACGCTGGATATCGGCTGTCTCCTCTATGATTCAGGCGAGCGACCGTCGCCGCTCATCGTGAACCCCCACGGCGGCCCCCGCGGAATGGACAGCAAATCATTCGACCTCTACACACAGTTCCTCGTTCAGCGGGGCTTCTCCGTCCTGCAGGTGAACTACCGGGGTTCGACTGGCCACGGCCGCGAGTTCATCCGCGAACTGTACGACGACTGGGGCGGGGCCGAACAGGGCGACGTGGCCTCGGCCGCTGAACATGTTCTCTCGACCCGCGAGTGGCTTGACGACGAGCGCGTCGTCGTCTTCGGCGGCTCCTACGGGGGCTACTCGGCGTACTGGCAACTGGTCCAGTACCCGGACCTGTACGACGCCGGCGTCGCCTGGATCGGTCTCACAGACCTCGAAGACCAGTACGAGAACACGATGGCGCACTACCGAACAGAGTTGATGGAGAAGAACATGGGTACTCCGGAGAAGAACCCGGACCTGTACGAGGAACGGTCGCCCATCACCCACGTCGACAACCTCGACGCCCCGCTGTTCATCGTCCACGGCGTCAACGACCGCCGGGTCCCCGTCTCGCAGGCCCGGCTGTTCCGCGATGCCCTCGAAGACGCGGGCTACACCGAAGGACCGGACGGCGCGTTCGAGTACCGGGAGCTCGGTGAGGAGGGCCACGCATCCTCGGACATCGAGCAGAAGAAACGGCTGTTCCGCCTCCTCGACGACTTCCTCGGTCGGCGAGTCGGGACCGAAGCGGTCGCTGCCGACGACTGA
- a CDS encoding pentapeptide repeat-containing protein, with the protein MAWSGRAESRCGFTDNIVDVHGEAEAAWECPHGALDGKERCPFHCQPEDVPDGMDVSEAFLDAITGDAGESRQDRERAKQFIGATFDVLDVSNAVVDAADNHPVDLRGATIGRLDCTDSEFGQRLDLRGATVTETATFDGTYHEIDAKDATISEAVFNGVTADRVDLRGAQLDTAAFESAELSEVDARDATIESATFDRASVTDAAFDRVTIEEGSFQHATLEMADFDEATFGTGDFYHATFDEADFRWAEFGTARFYGATFSGGYFNETSYDEAVFERVEAERLYLPDVTLTNATFADAAVSMKLVVHDSVFVGTDFEGANIERLDATDTTLVAARFVDAAVTDLDLSGATLASPQFADSDIDQFRAAEVTCIGTVRLHGCTIGSVDLRPAAVEPDGVGLVSLSETTVEDGTFGQPAAGAAVYDPERATLGTVRFEGDGTESVLSRVAFYRTRFAGFDFRDDDALDLEAANYRLHELDSRLWDGLRTALSYPAALDEAVEALADGNENAKTAEPGTVPRVASAGEDRAGSTAGDGNTAAVGDEPPTLTNLAAKQAQDHAVPTAARATAERLGTATEGRIAAAAGEVTYLRAKNGANDIADNTAASEFFMSQMGYRRRCQSRRVRDSAASLRERGRALARWGMNAFLFVTTGYGERASYTLAASAVLIVTYAGLYLAIAPDLFDSVGQYAQLSLGSFIAFFLGGVGEVSNPTVSLLAQSEAFLGGFFVALYVFALTRSVSR; encoded by the coding sequence ATGGCTTGGTCGGGACGCGCCGAGAGCCGGTGTGGCTTCACAGATAACATCGTGGACGTACACGGCGAGGCCGAAGCGGCGTGGGAATGTCCACACGGCGCACTCGACGGCAAAGAACGGTGTCCGTTCCATTGCCAGCCTGAAGACGTCCCCGATGGCATGGACGTGTCCGAGGCATTTCTCGACGCGATAACCGGGGATGCCGGCGAGAGTCGGCAGGACCGCGAGCGGGCGAAGCAGTTCATCGGAGCGACGTTCGATGTTCTCGACGTATCGAACGCGGTCGTCGACGCCGCCGACAACCATCCGGTCGACCTCCGCGGGGCGACAATCGGTCGGCTGGACTGCACTGACAGCGAGTTCGGCCAGCGCCTCGACCTCCGGGGAGCGACGGTCACGGAAACGGCCACGTTCGACGGGACGTACCACGAAATCGATGCGAAAGACGCGACGATTTCCGAGGCAGTATTCAACGGGGTGACAGCGGACCGGGTCGACCTCAGGGGCGCGCAACTGGACACCGCTGCGTTCGAGAGCGCGGAACTGTCCGAAGTTGATGCCCGCGACGCAACAATTGAAAGCGCGACCTTCGACCGGGCATCGGTGACCGACGCCGCCTTCGACCGGGTGACTATCGAGGAGGGGTCGTTCCAGCACGCCACACTGGAGATGGCCGACTTCGACGAGGCGACGTTCGGGACGGGCGACTTCTACCACGCGACCTTCGACGAGGCGGACTTCCGATGGGCGGAGTTCGGCACGGCGCGGTTCTACGGCGCGACGTTCAGCGGCGGCTACTTCAACGAGACCAGTTATGACGAGGCCGTTTTCGAGCGGGTGGAGGCCGAGCGACTCTATCTCCCTGACGTGACGCTCACCAACGCGACGTTCGCCGACGCGGCCGTCTCGATGAAACTAGTCGTCCACGACTCGGTGTTCGTGGGCACCGACTTCGAGGGCGCAAACATCGAGCGGCTCGACGCCACGGACACGACGCTGGTCGCCGCGAGATTCGTCGACGCCGCTGTCACCGACCTCGACCTGAGCGGGGCAACGCTGGCGAGCCCACAATTCGCTGACAGCGACATCGACCAGTTCCGTGCTGCGGAGGTGACCTGCATAGGCACCGTCCGACTCCACGGCTGCACCATCGGATCGGTCGACCTCCGGCCAGCGGCCGTCGAACCGGACGGCGTCGGACTCGTCTCGCTCTCCGAGACCACAGTCGAAGACGGCACGTTCGGCCAGCCGGCTGCAGGCGCAGCGGTTTACGACCCCGAGCGAGCGACGCTTGGCACTGTCCGATTTGAGGGCGACGGGACGGAGAGCGTCCTCAGCCGTGTCGCGTTCTACCGGACGCGGTTCGCGGGCTTCGATTTCCGCGACGACGATGCCCTCGACTTGGAGGCTGCAAACTACCGGCTTCACGAACTCGACAGCAGGCTGTGGGACGGCCTGCGGACCGCGCTGTCGTACCCGGCAGCCCTCGACGAGGCCGTCGAAGCCCTGGCGGACGGCAACGAAAACGCAAAGACCGCCGAGCCAGGCACTGTCCCGAGAGTCGCGTCGGCCGGCGAGGACAGGGCGGGCTCGACCGCCGGCGACGGTAACACGGCCGCGGTGGGCGATGAACCGCCGACTCTCACCAACCTGGCGGCCAAGCAGGCCCAGGACCATGCGGTCCCGACAGCCGCCCGCGCCACTGCCGAGCGACTCGGGACGGCGACAGAGGGGCGAATCGCGGCTGCCGCCGGCGAGGTGACATATCTCCGGGCCAAAAACGGCGCAAACGACATCGCCGACAACACCGCGGCCTCCGAGTTCTTCATGTCGCAGATGGGATACCGGCGGCGCTGTCAGTCCCGGCGCGTCCGGGACAGTGCGGCGTCGCTGCGGGAGCGGGGGCGGGCGCTCGCCCGCTGGGGGATGAACGCCTTCCTGTTCGTGACGACCGGCTACGGTGAGCGGGCATCGTACACGCTCGCGGCCTCGGCGGTACTCATCGTCACATACGCGGGGCTGTACCTCGCTATCGCGCCGGACCTGTTCGACAGTGTCGGCCAGTACGCCCAGCTCAGCCTCGGGTCGTTTATTGCCTTCTTCCTCGGCGGCGTTGGCGAGGTCAGTAATCCGACTGTGAGCCTCCTCGCCCAGTCCGAGGCGTTCCTCGGCGGCTTCTTCGTCGCGCTGTATGTTTTCGCCCTGACGCGGTCGGTCAGTCGCTGA
- a CDS encoding WD40/YVTN/BNR-like repeat-containing protein, producing the protein MDTVYAALGDRVLVGDGNSGWDDCLRGHDIECVAAEAAEPERAFVGPSDAGLQRTTDGGATWETVLDAGDRVTSVTVSPHDADVVWAGTEPSAVYRSADGGETWTEKPRLTELDSAARWSFPPRPDTHHVRWLALAPDDPEQVYAAIEAGAFVRSPDGGETWVDHPDGARRDNHTLATHPDAPDRVYTAAGDGFALSTDRGAAWTHPQEGLAHRYVWGLAVHPDDPDCAIVSAASGPRSAHSTHGESYVYRWNGDRWTQSMDGLPGPEGLARPILSAAPTDGFLALTNHGLFQSKHGETWVKQNLVSGDWTAEYDQVPSGLAIV; encoded by the coding sequence ATGGACACCGTCTACGCCGCACTTGGTGACCGCGTCCTTGTTGGGGACGGTAACAGCGGCTGGGACGATTGCCTCCGTGGCCACGATATCGAGTGTGTCGCCGCAGAGGCTGCCGAGCCGGAGCGAGCCTTCGTGGGTCCCTCGGATGCTGGCCTCCAGCGGACCACCGACGGCGGCGCGACGTGGGAAACAGTCCTCGATGCCGGCGACCGCGTGACGAGCGTCACGGTCAGCCCGCACGACGCTGACGTGGTGTGGGCCGGGACGGAGCCGAGCGCGGTCTACCGTTCGGCTGACGGTGGTGAAACGTGGACCGAGAAGCCCAGACTGACGGAACTGGACTCGGCAGCACGGTGGTCGTTCCCGCCGCGGCCCGACACCCACCACGTGCGCTGGCTCGCCCTCGCTCCAGACGACCCGGAGCAGGTGTACGCCGCCATCGAGGCCGGCGCGTTCGTCCGCAGTCCCGACGGCGGCGAGACGTGGGTCGACCACCCCGACGGCGCTCGGCGAGACAACCACACGCTGGCGACCCATCCTGACGCTCCTGACCGGGTGTACACCGCCGCCGGCGACGGTTTCGCGCTGTCGACCGACCGTGGAGCGGCGTGGACCCACCCGCAGGAGGGGCTAGCCCATCGGTACGTGTGGGGGCTGGCCGTCCACCCCGACGACCCGGACTGTGCTATCGTCTCGGCGGCCAGCGGACCCCGTTCGGCTCACAGTACACACGGCGAGAGCTACGTGTATCGATGGAACGGTGACCGGTGGACGCAATCGATGGACGGCCTGCCGGGACCGGAAGGTCTGGCCCGGCCGATTCTCAGCGCTGCCCCGACTGATGGCTTTCTCGCGTTGACGAACCACGGCCTGTTCCAGTCGAAACACGGGGAGACGTGGGTCAAGCAGAACCTCGTCAGCGGGGACTGGACAGCCGAGTACGACCAGGTCCCGAGCGGACTGGCCATCGTCTAA
- a CDS encoding DUF5518 domain-containing protein yields the protein MVVSSGVWFFISAVNHPAMSLQFELSKTWKCALIGGVIPAAFTVVDVLRSASNITFQGLFLGGVVAGYLVKRHGGVGTAAGIRAGLIGGVPALWSLKELLVAIPTIPNPLWFRVVGVGLALVVGVLLLGLPMAVGGLAGRFGGWLAEQQGHPRVPTAGS from the coding sequence ATGGTTGTGTCGTCAGGGGTGTGGTTTTTCATTTCGGCGGTCAACCATCCAGCTATGTCCCTCCAGTTCGAGCTATCGAAAACGTGGAAATGCGCCCTTATTGGCGGCGTCATCCCCGCAGCGTTCACGGTCGTGGACGTGTTGCGGTCAGCATCGAATATCACCTTTCAGGGGCTTTTCCTCGGCGGCGTCGTCGCAGGCTATCTGGTCAAACGTCACGGTGGGGTCGGGACTGCCGCCGGAATTAGAGCCGGACTCATTGGCGGCGTTCCAGCGCTCTGGTCGCTGAAAGAGCTGTTAGTGGCTATCCCAACGATTCCGAATCCGCTTTGGTTCCGGGTCGTCGGCGTCGGACTCGCCCTCGTTGTTGGTGTGCTACTGCTGGGCCTCCCGATGGCAGTCGGCGGCCTGGCCGGCCGTTTCGGCGGCTGGCTGGCTGAGCAACAGGGCCATCCGCGGGTCCCCACGGCGGGGAGTTGA
- a CDS encoding geranylgeranyl reductase family protein produces the protein MYDVVVVGAGPAGSRYARQAASRGLDVVVFEQGEIGKPLACSGHVSTDIWEFTEDARDELFQNEISGARFHTGGPGSQDHPFYKDEVISNVIDRVGLDKHLAGLARDAGADVREAHSVVGVTEDRDGVTVEVRGDDGVETHRAKMVAGCDGPKSRVRRELDLPEPDELLHGVLGFSDEVDHGDFVDVHLTVPRFFAWRIPRGEAGVEYGLAVPPGDDARGRFEEFVDGYGVETDHRCSGLIPIGPPKRVTGRRSFLIGDAAAQTKPFTGGGIRYGMTAADHAAREIDPEDPATLGEYERAWRDDLRQEIRLGHAVRAGYSAPEPIQKAGMKAFEGEIGVHMDRPTTLFSREQLAALFSRS, from the coding sequence ATGTACGATGTTGTGGTGGTCGGCGCGGGTCCGGCTGGGTCCCGGTACGCGCGTCAGGCGGCGAGTCGGGGGCTCGACGTGGTGGTGTTCGAACAGGGAGAGATCGGCAAACCACTGGCCTGCTCGGGCCACGTGAGCACGGATATCTGGGAATTCACCGAGGACGCCCGCGACGAACTGTTCCAGAACGAGATTTCGGGCGCACGCTTTCACACGGGCGGTCCCGGGAGCCAAGACCACCCATTCTACAAGGACGAGGTCATCTCGAACGTCATCGACCGCGTCGGCCTGGACAAGCACCTCGCGGGGCTGGCCCGCGACGCCGGTGCGGACGTTCGAGAAGCACACTCCGTCGTCGGGGTCACCGAAGACAGGGACGGCGTCACCGTGGAGGTCCGCGGCGACGACGGCGTCGAGACACACCGGGCGAAGATGGTCGCGGGCTGTGACGGCCCGAAGAGCCGCGTCCGGCGGGAACTGGACCTGCCGGAGCCCGACGAACTGCTGCATGGTGTTCTCGGGTTCAGCGATGAAGTGGACCACGGCGATTTCGTCGACGTGCACCTCACCGTTCCGCGGTTTTTCGCCTGGCGCATCCCACGGGGCGAGGCCGGTGTTGAGTACGGACTGGCGGTGCCGCCGGGCGATGACGCCCGCGGCCGTTTCGAGGAATTCGTCGACGGCTACGGCGTCGAAACTGACCACCGCTGTTCGGGACTCATCCCGATTGGCCCGCCGAAGCGAGTCACCGGCCGACGGTCGTTCCTCATCGGTGACGCCGCGGCCCAGACCAAGCCCTTCACCGGCGGCGGCATCCGCTACGGCATGACCGCCGCCGACCACGCAGCCCGAGAGATAGACCCCGAGGACCCGGCGACACTGGGCGAGTACGAGCGGGCGTGGCGCGACGACCTCCGGCAGGAAATCCGCCTCGGCCACGCGGTTCGGGCCGGCTACTCTGCGCCGGAGCCGATACAGAAAGCCGGGATGAAAGCCTTCGAAGGCGAGATCGGCGTCCACATGGACCGGCCGACGACGCTGTTCTCCCGGGAGCAGTTAGCAGCGCTGTTCTCCCGGTCCTGA
- a CDS encoding AI-2E family transporter, protein MVTRRRTYVLAGLLVLTGCLTTVLLARVLSTIFFAITVAYVLFPVSEWLGRHGLNKRLSAAVTTGIAFVSGTLIVVPLGAVLYLRRRDLFTFFQQLPPMVTLEVGEFSYPVEIAPTLIAARETLTAVAVDLAAESPVLALKAVLFSILVYAMLWRPQAPKKAVYRTVPASYHEVVNRLHQRLRGTLYAIYVLQAATAFGTFVVAWVVFWLLGYQGAFALAVVAGILQFVPVIGPSVVVLTIAVADIINGNITGAVLVTVFGLVFVGFLPDAVIRPKLARYTTGLPASLYFVGFTGGVLTLGVIGFIAGPVVIALLVELSSLLTSERQGDQQRLT, encoded by the coding sequence GTGGTAACACGCCGACGAACCTACGTCCTCGCGGGCCTGCTCGTTCTTACCGGCTGCCTGACGACGGTCCTGCTCGCGCGAGTGCTCTCGACAATATTCTTCGCAATCACGGTCGCATACGTGCTCTTCCCCGTTTCGGAGTGGCTCGGACGCCACGGGCTCAACAAGCGACTGTCAGCGGCTGTGACGACGGGTATCGCCTTTGTCAGCGGCACGCTCATCGTCGTCCCGCTCGGGGCCGTGCTGTATCTCCGGCGTCGTGACCTGTTTACCTTCTTCCAGCAACTCCCGCCGATGGTGACCCTCGAAGTCGGTGAGTTTAGCTACCCGGTCGAGATTGCGCCGACGCTGATAGCCGCCCGAGAGACGCTCACGGCCGTCGCGGTCGACCTCGCTGCCGAATCGCCTGTGCTGGCGCTGAAAGCCGTGCTGTTTTCGATTCTTGTTTACGCGATGCTCTGGCGGCCACAGGCACCAAAAAAGGCCGTCTATCGGACAGTGCCGGCGTCGTATCACGAGGTCGTCAACCGACTCCATCAGCGACTCCGGGGGACGCTGTACGCGATTTACGTTCTTCAGGCGGCGACGGCGTTCGGGACCTTCGTCGTGGCGTGGGTCGTGTTCTGGCTGCTGGGCTATCAGGGCGCGTTCGCGCTGGCGGTCGTCGCCGGCATCCTGCAGTTCGTTCCCGTCATCGGCCCCAGCGTGGTCGTCCTTACCATCGCTGTCGCGGATATCATCAACGGCAACATCACCGGGGCGGTACTGGTGACCGTATTCGGCCTCGTCTTCGTCGGCTTCCTCCCCGACGCGGTCATCAGGCCGAAACTGGCCCGCTACACGACCGGGCTCCCGGCCAGTCTCTACTTCGTCGGGTTCACCGGCGGCGTGTTAACACTTGGCGTCATCGGCTTTATCGCCGGGCCGGTCGTTATCGCGCTGCTGGTCGAACTGTCGTCGCTGCTGACCAGCGAGCGACAGGGGGACCAGCAGCGGCTGACGTAA
- a CDS encoding sulfurtransferase has translation MTDFVSAEWVSSRGDDLRVVDVRDAWEYDGLGHLPGAVNVPFDSFRADEHGAESDAGDGMLPDEGDWAELLSEAGITPESDIVAYDDHHGVFAARFLVTAELFGHDPDRLHLLDGDFSSWQLERETTSETPTVEPTDYEVTRPDSTPLVGPDAVADAADDPDAVLVDTREDEEYDAGHIPGAVLLDWRNLVDNETRGLLPQDEALSVLEAAGIVPGKRVVLYCNTARRISHTYVVLRHLGFEQVDFYEGSLTEWEAQGRPLETN, from the coding sequence ATGACTGATTTCGTCTCTGCGGAGTGGGTGTCGAGTCGGGGCGACGACCTCCGGGTGGTCGACGTGCGGGACGCGTGGGAGTACGATGGCCTCGGGCACCTCCCGGGCGCGGTGAACGTGCCTTTCGATTCATTCCGGGCGGACGAACACGGCGCGGAGTCGGACGCTGGCGACGGAATGCTCCCCGACGAAGGCGACTGGGCGGAGCTACTCTCAGAGGCCGGCATTACGCCGGAGAGCGACATCGTCGCGTACGACGACCACCACGGCGTCTTCGCCGCGCGGTTTCTGGTCACTGCGGAACTGTTCGGCCACGACCCGGACCGGCTACATCTCCTCGACGGCGACTTCTCCAGTTGGCAACTCGAACGGGAGACGACGAGCGAGACGCCGACCGTCGAGCCAACTGACTACGAGGTGACGCGACCCGACTCGACGCCACTGGTCGGCCCGGACGCAGTCGCTGACGCCGCGGACGACCCCGACGCGGTGCTGGTCGATACTCGCGAGGACGAGGAGTATGATGCGGGCCACATCCCCGGTGCGGTGCTGCTGGACTGGCGAAACCTCGTTGACAACGAGACTCGTGGACTGCTTCCGCAAGACGAGGCGCTGTCCGTTCTCGAAGCCGCCGGCATCGTCCCCGGCAAACGCGTCGTCCTCTACTGTAACACTGCCCGTCGCATTAGCCACACCTACGTCGTCTTGCGGCATCTCGGCTTCGAGCAGGTGGATTTCTACGAAGGGAGCCTCACCGAATGGGAGGCACAGGGGCGGCCGCTGGAGACGAACTGA
- a CDS encoding sulfurtransferase — protein sequence MTDYANDVLVSADWVSEHLDEFQSDDPAHRLVEVDVDTELYDESHAPGAIGFNWETDLQDQTTRDILDKDDFEDLLGAHGISEDSTVVLYGDNSNWFAAYTYWQFKYYGHDDVKLLDGGREYWVENDYELTDEVPEFSEVDYEAAGPRESIRAYREDVENAIERELPLVDVRSPEEFSGEILAPPGLQETAQRGGHVPGAQNISWAAVTNDDGTFKDYDELEELYAEYGIDGDSTTVAYCRIGERSSVAWFALHELLGYDDTINYDGSWTEWGNLVGAPIEKGEADD from the coding sequence ATGACTGACTACGCTAACGACGTGCTCGTCTCGGCCGACTGGGTCAGCGAGCATCTGGACGAGTTCCAGAGCGACGACCCCGCCCACCGACTGGTAGAGGTGGACGTCGACACGGAACTGTACGACGAGAGCCACGCGCCCGGCGCGATCGGCTTCAACTGGGAGACGGACCTGCAGGACCAGACCACGCGGGACATCCTCGACAAGGACGACTTCGAGGACCTGCTCGGTGCCCACGGCATCAGCGAGGACTCGACAGTCGTTCTCTACGGTGACAACTCCAACTGGTTCGCCGCCTACACATATTGGCAGTTCAAGTACTACGGCCACGACGACGTGAAGCTCCTCGACGGCGGCCGCGAGTACTGGGTCGAGAACGACTACGAACTCACCGACGAAGTGCCCGAGTTCTCCGAAGTCGACTACGAAGCCGCCGGCCCGCGCGAGTCCATCCGTGCCTACCGAGAGGACGTCGAGAACGCTATCGAGCGCGAACTGCCGCTCGTCGACGTTCGCTCGCCCGAAGAGTTCTCCGGCGAAATCCTCGCACCGCCTGGACTGCAGGAGACCGCACAGCGTGGCGGCCACGTGCCCGGTGCACAGAACATCTCCTGGGCGGCCGTCACCAACGACGACGGGACGTTCAAAGACTACGACGAACTCGAAGAGCTCTACGCCGAGTACGGCATCGACGGCGACTCCACGACAGTTGCCTACTGCCGCATCGGTGAGCGCTCCTCCGTCGCCTGGTTCGCCCTGCACGAACTGCTGGGCTACGACGACACCATCAACTATGACGGCTCCTGGACCGAATGGGGCAATCTGGTTGGTGCGCCGATAGAGAAGGGCGAAGCGGACGACTGA
- a CDS encoding MBL fold metallo-hydrolase gives MDVQFLGGADEIGRSAVLIDESLLLDFGMLTDSPPQFPVRTPSPDAVVVSHGHLDHVGTIPALVSGDARPPIHWTPPTYELAMTLARDTLKLHGGTVNCPFTETNVRRVTQVSETHGYRESFEAAGYEVTFYNAGHIPGSAHVLVDDGDTRLLYTGDFHTDDQRLVAGTTARPDADAVICESTYSDVDHDPRETVEGRFVESVETTLWEGGTVVVPAFAIGRTQEMLLVCEAHDIPCYVDGMGKQVTEMLGQYPEFVRDADALQRAKSHARFVTGKDGQRKRITDQKAAIVTTSGMLSGGPAMTYIPEIRGNPMNKITMTGYQVEGTPGRDLLETGSAEIDGRIMPVSARVEQYDFSAHADRDGLFAYLDSYRDTPVLVNHGDRCEAFATTLREDGYDATAPELGATVAIQ, from the coding sequence ATGGATGTGCAGTTTCTCGGCGGGGCGGATGAGATCGGTCGAAGCGCCGTCCTCATCGACGAGTCGCTGCTACTGGATTTCGGGATGCTGACCGACTCGCCGCCACAGTTCCCGGTGCGGACCCCGTCGCCGGACGCCGTCGTCGTCTCGCACGGCCACCTCGACCACGTCGGGACCATCCCGGCGCTGGTGTCGGGCGACGCGCGGCCACCGATTCACTGGACACCGCCGACGTACGAACTGGCGATGACGCTCGCGCGGGACACGCTCAAACTCCACGGGGGAACGGTCAACTGTCCGTTTACCGAAACCAACGTCAGACGGGTCACACAGGTGTCGGAGACCCACGGCTACCGCGAGTCGTTCGAGGCTGCCGGCTACGAGGTCACCTTCTACAACGCCGGCCACATTCCGGGCAGCGCGCACGTGCTCGTCGACGATGGCGACACCAGACTGCTGTACACGGGCGATTTCCACACCGACGACCAGCGCCTCGTGGCCGGGACGACGGCCCGTCCGGACGCGGACGCGGTCATCTGTGAGAGCACCTATTCCGATGTCGACCACGACCCCAGAGAAACGGTCGAGGGGCGGTTCGTCGAGAGCGTCGAGACGACGCTCTGGGAGGGCGGGACCGTCGTCGTGCCCGCCTTCGCAATCGGTCGAACACAGGAGATGCTGCTCGTCTGCGAGGCACACGACATCCCGTGTTACGTCGACGGGATGGGGAAGCAGGTGACCGAGATGCTCGGGCAGTACCCCGAGTTCGTCCGCGACGCGGACGCGCTCCAGCGGGCGAAATCCCACGCCCGGTTCGTCACTGGGAAGGACGGCCAGCGAAAGCGCATTACCGACCAGAAGGCGGCAATCGTCACCACCAGCGGGATGCTCTCTGGTGGCCCGGCGATGACGTACATTCCGGAAATCCGCGGGAATCCGATGAACAAGATCACGATGACCGGGTATCAGGTCGAGGGGACGCCGGGACGGGACCTGCTAGAGACGGGGAGTGCCGAGATAGACGGCCGGATTATGCCGGTCAGCGCACGGGTCGAGCAGTACGACTTTTCGGCACACGCCGACCGAGACGGGCTGTTTGCGTATCTCGACAGCTACCGTGACACGCCGGTACTCGTGAACCACGGCGACCGCTGTGAGGCCTTTGCAACCACGCTCCGCGAGGACGGCTACGACGCGACAGCGCCCGAGTTAGGCGCAACCGTCGCCATTCAGTAG
- a CDS encoding ribbon-helix-helix protein, CopG family: MDEAFLDLESVAVELDEELLDAIDDKAFADHRDNRDAAVRDLLDEWLKQRAAEDADESI, translated from the coding sequence ATGGACGAAGCGTTTCTGGACCTCGAATCGGTTGCGGTCGAACTGGATGAGGAGTTGCTCGACGCGATTGATGACAAGGCGTTCGCCGACCATCGCGACAACCGGGACGCTGCGGTCCGCGACCTGCTTGACGAATGGCTGAAACAGCGTGCTGCCGAGGATGCGGACGAGAGTATCTGA